One genomic segment of Paenibacillus sp. FSL H8-0332 includes these proteins:
- a CDS encoding TetR/AcrR family transcriptional regulator C-terminal domain-containing protein: MGDIHERMSAGTRALIEDNFLQLMEQEGFHKVSVRQLALRTHINRGTFYLHFTDKYDLLEQLQREILTGLEQVMVVKIVREEMSGHYLKGLPYPPLVQILEYLHQHGERIRLFLGAKGEAGFPGQFKEVIKRSFYRKLEMNGVFADHPAVPPEYLAAHSASIFLGITEEWLHSGMPYTPEELAVIYNEVLFMQSTLIAKA, encoded by the coding sequence ATGGGCGATATACATGAGAGGATGTCAGCGGGAACCCGGGCTTTAATCGAGGATAACTTCCTCCAGCTCATGGAGCAGGAAGGATTTCACAAGGTGAGCGTACGCCAGCTGGCGCTTAGAACACATATTAACAGGGGAACGTTCTATCTGCATTTTACGGATAAATACGATCTGCTGGAGCAGCTGCAGCGGGAAATACTGACAGGTCTGGAGCAGGTGATGGTTGTCAAAATCGTACGTGAAGAGATGTCCGGGCATTATCTGAAGGGTTTGCCCTATCCGCCCCTGGTGCAGATCCTTGAGTATCTGCACCAGCACGGCGAGCGAATCCGCTTATTTCTCGGGGCTAAAGGGGAGGCGGGATTTCCGGGGCAATTCAAGGAGGTCATCAAGCGCAGCTTCTACCGGAAGCTGGAGATGAATGGCGTATTTGCCGACCACCCGGCGGTTCCTCCAGAGTATCTCGCTGCGCATTCCGCGTCTATTTTTCTCGGAATTACGGAAGAATGGCTGCACAGCGGGATGCCTTATACTCCGGAGGAGCTGGCGGTGATCTATAATGAGGTCTTATTCATGCAGTCGACTCTGATCGCTAAGGCTTAA
- a CDS encoding NADP-dependent oxidoreductase produces the protein MDEATHMKAIRIHQFGGLEELRYEDAPIPSPAADEILIKVAGTAFNAADVKIRKGYLQAFFPHEFPYIPNIEVSGTVEAAGAEVTDFQPGDRVYAALDMSRDGAAAEYVVTKTQYAALAPVSLELSDAAALPLGVLTAWQGLFDHGNLPQGGRVLIAGAAGGVGSYAVQFAKQHGAYVIGTSSAASMPKLRELGIDEIIDYTKESVTDKLKDKVDLILNLSPESTEVLNTWLPLLKEGGALISAVNPADEALAAQLGVKVHQLFAQEDRTLLTRVAELVDAGKLKLWITDRLPLTELAASHAMSEAGKLRGKVLITI, from the coding sequence ATGGACGAAGCTACACATATGAAGGCGATTCGGATACATCAATTTGGAGGGCTAGAAGAGCTAAGGTATGAGGATGCGCCGATCCCCTCTCCCGCAGCGGACGAGATTCTGATTAAGGTGGCAGGGACTGCGTTCAATGCAGCAGATGTCAAAATCCGCAAGGGCTACCTGCAAGCCTTTTTCCCGCATGAATTTCCTTACATTCCTAACATTGAGGTGTCGGGTACGGTGGAGGCAGCAGGAGCAGAGGTTACGGACTTTCAGCCGGGGGACAGAGTCTATGCTGCGCTCGATATGTCCCGTGACGGCGCTGCCGCAGAGTATGTAGTCACCAAAACGCAGTATGCTGCGCTGGCGCCAGTCTCCCTGGAGCTATCCGATGCAGCTGCGCTGCCATTAGGAGTCTTAACCGCATGGCAGGGGTTATTCGATCATGGTAACCTGCCGCAGGGTGGGCGTGTGCTGATTGCCGGAGCCGCTGGCGGGGTAGGCAGCTATGCGGTGCAATTCGCCAAGCAGCATGGAGCGTATGTCATAGGGACTTCCTCTGCGGCCAGTATGCCAAAGCTTCGTGAGCTGGGGATTGACGAGATTATTGATTACACCAAGGAGAGCGTCACGGACAAGCTTAAGGACAAGGTGGATCTGATCCTCAATCTGTCCCCTGAGAGTACCGAGGTGCTCAACACATGGCTGCCTCTGCTAAAAGAGGGAGGAGCGCTGATCTCGGCGGTGAATCCTGCGGACGAAGCGCTGGCGGCGCAGCTTGGCGTTAAGGTACATCAGCTGTTTGCACAAGAGGATCGTACGCTGCTGACGCGGGTTGCGGAGCTGGTGGATGCGGGCAAGCTGAAGCTCTGGATTACTGACCGTCTGCCGCTTACCGAGCTGGCTGCCTCCCATGCTATGAGCGAAGCCGGCAAGCTCCGTGGTAAGGTATTGATTACGATTTAA
- a CDS encoding ribosomal protein L7/L12, translating to MEHMDTIDLIAILALVLALLLMLSVFSLKRRVNELESRLAQRDAYGGMYSPPASGRAADIPAPLFVQNPELAPDLERRIRLLMAEGKKIQAIKVMREARNLGLKEAKDFVDNLEQGGNFR from the coding sequence ATGGAACATATGGATACGATTGATCTTATCGCCATTCTGGCTCTGGTGCTGGCGCTATTGCTTATGCTGAGTGTGTTCAGTCTGAAAAGGCGTGTGAACGAGCTAGAGTCCCGGTTAGCGCAAAGAGACGCTTATGGCGGAATGTACTCTCCCCCAGCTAGCGGCAGAGCTGCTGACATCCCGGCTCCCCTGTTCGTACAGAACCCGGAGCTGGCACCGGATCTCGAGCGGAGAATCCGCCTGCTGATGGCCGAAGGCAAGAAGATCCAGGCGATCAAGGTCATGCGCGAAGCGCGGAATCTGGGCCTGAAGGAAGCCAAGGACTTCGTCGATAACCTGGAACAAGGCGGAAACTTCCGCTAA
- a CDS encoding ABC-2 transporter permease, with protein MYNSIALIRKDFMLTRKFILLLIPYYLIMGYMNAEAYTVFSLFPAMLLLINSCTIDMQHNNQKFLVTLPVPRQRLIQAKYMTLIPFSLFSLTCTILLYLVAFTMGKLDEPLRWRELGIATAAFPLLASIYLPLYYWLGQKGMQIVNFIFIMVIMLNFTAITSLSKRFPALAEWISTGRLDNVLLIAIGVLAYLVIIYSSYLISSRIYMHKDI; from the coding sequence ATGTATAACTCCATAGCTCTGATCCGTAAAGACTTCATGCTTACCCGGAAGTTCATCCTCCTGCTGATTCCCTATTATCTGATTATGGGTTATATGAACGCTGAAGCCTATACGGTGTTCTCTCTGTTTCCGGCTATGCTGCTGCTCATTAACTCCTGTACCATCGATATGCAGCATAACAATCAGAAGTTTCTGGTTACGCTCCCGGTCCCGAGACAGCGGCTGATTCAGGCTAAATATATGACGCTGATTCCATTCTCCTTGTTCAGCCTGACCTGTACGATTCTGCTGTATCTGGTTGCTTTTACGATGGGCAAGCTGGATGAACCGCTGCGCTGGAGAGAGCTGGGAATAGCTACTGCCGCGTTCCCTTTATTGGCCTCAATTTATCTGCCGCTGTATTACTGGCTGGGACAAAAAGGGATGCAGATCGTCAACTTCATCTTTATAATGGTGATCATGCTGAATTTCACGGCAATTACCAGCTTGTCTAAACGGTTTCCGGCACTTGCCGAATGGATTAGCACTGGCAGATTGGATAATGTCTTGCTTATTGCCATCGGCGTGCTGGCATACCTCGTTATTATCTATAGCTCTTATCTGATTTCGTCCCGGATTTATATGCACAAAGATATCTAG
- a CDS encoding ABC transporter ATP-binding protein, protein MSNVIELDHVTKRYDRFELRDISLPIKEGYITGLIGPNGAGKTSLIKLMMGLIYPDQGNILMFGQNNQQDQAVVKARIGYVSDESFYYENMTVKQMKSIIAPFYPGWNNDTYVKFQELFKLPPGKKIKDLSKGMKIKFSLAIALSHGADLLIMDEPTSGLDPIFRREMLELLSEHIQDEKKSILFSTHNTTDLDRIADYIAFINEGRIIFNEMKESLGERYLLVKGGKELLDRDVRRWFVGLRENGLGFEGLISNRAEGERYFRDTAVCEMPTLEEIMYYTVKGSEAHV, encoded by the coding sequence ATGAGTAATGTAATTGAGCTAGACCATGTGACCAAGCGCTACGACCGTTTTGAGCTGCGGGATATTTCGCTACCGATCAAGGAGGGCTACATTACAGGGCTGATCGGCCCGAATGGCGCAGGCAAGACCTCGCTGATCAAGTTGATGATGGGGTTAATCTACCCGGACCAAGGCAACATTCTGATGTTCGGCCAGAACAACCAGCAGGACCAGGCGGTTGTTAAGGCGCGTATCGGTTACGTCTCGGATGAGAGCTTCTATTATGAGAATATGACCGTTAAGCAGATGAAGAGTATTATCGCCCCGTTCTATCCCGGGTGGAATAATGATACATATGTGAAGTTTCAGGAGCTGTTCAAGCTTCCACCGGGTAAGAAGATCAAGGATCTGTCCAAGGGGATGAAGATCAAATTCTCCCTCGCTATCGCCCTGTCCCATGGTGCCGATCTGCTGATTATGGATGAGCCGACCTCAGGACTTGATCCGATTTTTCGCCGGGAGATGCTGGAACTGCTTAGTGAACATATCCAGGATGAGAAGAAGTCGATTCTGTTCTCGACTCATAACACTACCGATCTGGACCGGATTGCCGACTATATTGCATTCATTAACGAAGGACGGATTATTTTCAATGAGATGAAGGAGAGTCTGGGCGAACGCTATCTGCTGGTCAAAGGCGGGAAGGAACTGCTGGACCGGGATGTCCGGCGGTGGTTCGTGGGGCTGCGGGAGAACGGGCTGGGCTTCGAAGGGCTGATCAGCAACCGTGCTGAGGGGGAACGTTATTTCAGGGACACCGCAGTCTGCGAGATGCCTACGCTGGAAGAGATTATGTACTATACGGTAAAAGGAAGTGAAGCACATGTATAA
- a CDS encoding GntR family transcriptional regulator, translating into MNILISSTSGEPIYAQIVGQVRQMILQGELVSGTPLPSIRLLAKELQISVITTKRAYEELEREGLINSIVGKGSFVSGADQEYIREQRLRMVEGKLKEIIDESRQLGMEYAELAEMLKLLYEEEQE; encoded by the coding sequence ATGAATATCTTGATATCAAGTACATCTGGCGAACCGATCTACGCCCAGATTGTGGGACAGGTCCGCCAGATGATTCTCCAAGGCGAGCTGGTCTCGGGTACGCCGCTGCCGTCGATCCGCTTACTAGCGAAGGAGCTGCAGATTAGCGTCATTACCACGAAGCGGGCTTATGAGGAGCTGGAGCGGGAGGGGCTGATCAATTCGATTGTGGGCAAGGGCTCTTTTGTCTCCGGGGCCGATCAGGAATATATCCGGGAACAGCGGCTGCGGATGGTGGAGGGCAAGCTGAAGGAGATTATTGACGAGAGCAGGCAGCTCGGCATGGAATACGCTGAACTCGCGGAGATGCTGAAGCTGCTCTATGAGGAGGAACAGGAATGA
- a CDS encoding succinylglutamate desuccinylase/aspartoacylase family protein, which yields MSVEKHMLAAGTPYATPYYVISSGVPGPVFMIISGVHGNEPASSRAAQGIASRLSRGDLMLRSGKLIIVPLVNQIARRKGIRGKPDLNRTFPRGQGAPARHPLSAAVWQLALRYRPSWVLDLHEANGLSELNPKRVGQTLIISPVSRAHGLAKQIVMRMNQTITNRAYRFNIRHRERAGTSRMAFQRLLGARAVTVETCWSLDYALRVRLQSEIVYHFLRSQGMIG from the coding sequence GTGTCTGTCGAGAAGCACATGCTGGCAGCGGGAACGCCTTATGCCACACCATATTATGTCATTAGCAGCGGCGTCCCCGGACCTGTATTCATGATCATCTCCGGTGTTCACGGCAATGAGCCGGCGAGCAGCCGCGCAGCGCAGGGCATTGCCAGCCGGCTCAGCCGGGGAGATCTGATGCTGCGCTCAGGGAAGCTGATTATCGTTCCGCTGGTGAACCAAATCGCACGGCGCAAGGGGATTCGCGGGAAGCCCGACCTGAACCGTACCTTCCCGCGCGGACAAGGCGCCCCGGCCCGACATCCGTTATCGGCAGCCGTATGGCAGCTTGCCTTGCGCTACCGCCCCTCCTGGGTGCTGGATCTGCATGAGGCGAACGGGCTGTCCGAGCTGAATCCGAAGCGGGTCGGCCAGACTCTGATCATCAGCCCGGTCAGCCGTGCGCATGGACTGGCGAAGCAAATTGTGATGCGGATGAATCAGACCATCACGAATAGAGCTTACCGCTTCAACATACGGCATAGGGAGCGCGCGGGAACTTCACGGATGGCCTTCCAGCGCCTGCTCGGTGCCCGGGCGGTGACCGTAGAGACCTGCTGGAGCCTGGATTATGCCTTAAGAGTAAGGCTGCAGAGCGAGATCGTCTACCACTTTCTGCGGTCGCAGGGGATGATTGGCTAA
- a CDS encoding C45 family peptidase codes for MDANPLLQRKTVQFSHLVTEGTHYEVGRALGAYYKHNSPMLSFLSSPFMGASPLTPYAADKAMESFERYCPGLNEEIQGFADETGIEATHVVFYYSYFQAPGHCTQAAYRTGASADQSGHICHMRNYDFGWEDEPYNQLLLSTTRVKGKPAHTGFALQLFGRYDGMNEAGLTVTTTSGRIRPEMTGEGFVFPGVVRALLDQCTTAEEAAQLMRSMPVADYRNFLISDAQGNIALVETAGTEKAIQYHPAAASLSASQLVLSANHYTLPTMQLHNQQVMENSWTRYDALRAALMDDSTAIHPVAAMKAAAGREYPEGICCHHYSEGLGTLWSVVCDNTARELHICFGSPQLNGWRTFGFHDPAGMRVYEAVLPDKPSAEGFWTSPR; via the coding sequence ATGGATGCTAATCCCCTGTTACAGCGCAAGACCGTACAATTTTCACATCTCGTTACCGAAGGCACTCATTATGAGGTCGGACGCGCCTTGGGCGCTTATTACAAGCATAACTCCCCTATGCTCTCCTTCCTGTCCTCACCCTTCATGGGAGCCTCCCCGCTGACACCGTATGCTGCGGACAAAGCCATGGAGAGCTTCGAGCGCTACTGCCCCGGCTTGAACGAAGAAATTCAGGGCTTCGCCGATGAGACCGGTATTGAAGCAACCCATGTCGTATTCTATTACTCCTACTTTCAGGCACCGGGCCACTGCACACAGGCAGCCTATCGAACCGGAGCAAGTGCAGATCAGAGCGGACATATCTGTCATATGCGGAATTATGATTTTGGGTGGGAGGATGAGCCGTATAATCAGCTGCTGCTCAGCACAACCCGGGTGAAGGGCAAACCGGCACATACCGGCTTTGCGCTGCAGCTGTTCGGGCGTTATGACGGGATGAATGAGGCAGGTCTTACCGTAACCACCACCTCGGGGAGAATCCGGCCGGAGATGACCGGGGAGGGCTTTGTTTTTCCAGGCGTAGTCCGGGCCTTGCTGGATCAATGTACTACTGCGGAAGAAGCAGCTCAGCTCATGCGCAGCATGCCGGTGGCCGACTACAGAAACTTCCTGATCTCTGACGCCCAAGGGAACATCGCCCTCGTGGAGACGGCTGGTACCGAGAAAGCAATTCAGTACCATCCGGCTGCTGCCAGCTTAAGTGCAAGCCAGCTTGTGCTCTCGGCGAACCATTACACCCTGCCCACCATGCAGCTACATAATCAGCAAGTTATGGAGAACTCATGGACAAGATATGACGCGTTGCGGGCAGCACTTATGGACGACAGCACCGCTATCCATCCTGTAGCAGCCATGAAAGCTGCCGCAGGACGCGAATATCCCGAAGGGATCTGCTGTCACCATTACAGCGAAGGCTTAGGCACCTTATGGTCCGTGGTCTGTGACAATACAGCCCGCGAGCTGCATATCTGCTTCGGTTCCCCGCAGCTGAACGGCTGGAGAACATTCGGGTTCCATGACCCGGCTGGAATGCGTGTATACGAGGCAGTGCTGCCGGATAAGCCGTCCGCTGAGGGATTCTGGACCAGTCCCAGGTAA
- a CDS encoding GrpB family protein — MAEKTKVVEVVPYDPAWKAEYSRIEARMLEIAGDLIIRSEHVGSTSIEGLWAKPVIDIDLVMESYDQLPEIIRRLQAFGYEHQGNMGIEGREAFKSNQDDGFMKYHLYVCPKDGQGYVEHILFRDYLRSHPAAQEEYQAVKQRLAEKYRYDSDAYCDGKTAFVQSILQKVSQ, encoded by the coding sequence ATGGCTGAGAAGACCAAGGTTGTAGAAGTGGTTCCGTATGATCCGGCCTGGAAGGCGGAATACAGCAGAATTGAGGCGCGGATGCTGGAGATCGCGGGAGATCTGATTATCCGGTCTGAGCATGTGGGCAGCACTTCGATTGAAGGGCTGTGGGCTAAGCCTGTAATTGATATCGATCTGGTGATGGAGAGCTATGACCAGCTGCCGGAGATCATCCGCAGACTGCAGGCGTTCGGTTATGAGCATCAGGGCAATATGGGCATTGAGGGCCGGGAAGCCTTCAAGAGCAACCAGGATGATGGATTCATGAAATACCATCTCTATGTATGTCCTAAGGACGGCCAGGGTTATGTAGAACATATCCTCTTCCGTGATTATCTGCGCAGCCATCCCGCTGCCCAGGAGGAATATCAGGCGGTCAAGCAGCGGCTGGCTGAGAAATACCGTTATGACAGTGATGCGTATTGTGACGGGAAGACAGCATTTGTACAGTCTATTTTGCAGAAGGTGTCACAGTAG
- the murI gene encoding glutamate racemase has product MRIGFFDSGIGGLTVLHQALKLLPQEDYLFYADTDHVPYGEKTKDEVREYILQAVDFMARQHIKALVVACNTATSIVIEELRQRYDFPVLGIEPAVKPAVEQSEGKQKKVLVLATRLTLQEKKYHDLVHRIDHGEIVDSLPLPGLVEFAERFDFDEERIIPYLKSALAHLDLKRYSTVVLGCTHFPYFEGSLRKIFPDTVDFISGSLGTARHLKQILQAGGRINEGTGDILFYRSSVQVEDPAMLSKYERLFKRLDEMEQSINRSKGSDLT; this is encoded by the coding sequence ATGCGAATTGGATTTTTTGACTCTGGAATTGGCGGATTAACCGTGCTTCATCAGGCGCTTAAGCTCTTGCCGCAAGAGGACTACCTCTTCTATGCAGATACCGACCATGTGCCCTATGGGGAGAAGACGAAGGACGAAGTCAGGGAATACATACTGCAAGCGGTGGATTTCATGGCCCGGCAGCATATAAAAGCGTTGGTTGTCGCTTGTAACACAGCCACCAGCATCGTGATTGAAGAGCTGCGGCAGCGGTATGACTTTCCGGTGCTCGGGATCGAGCCGGCTGTGAAGCCTGCGGTTGAACAATCGGAGGGTAAGCAGAAGAAGGTGCTGGTACTCGCCACCCGCTTAACACTGCAGGAGAAGAAGTATCATGATTTGGTGCACCGTATCGATCACGGGGAAATTGTAGACAGTCTGCCGCTGCCCGGGCTGGTTGAGTTTGCGGAGCGCTTTGATTTTGACGAAGAGAGAATCATTCCCTATCTGAAAAGTGCGCTGGCACATTTGGACCTTAAGCGGTACAGCACGGTGGTCCTTGGTTGTACCCATTTCCCCTACTTCGAGGGAAGCCTGCGGAAGATATTCCCGGATACGGTTGACTTCATCTCGGGCAGTCTCGGAACCGCCAGACACCTGAAGCAGATTCTTCAAGCGGGGGGACGGATTAATGAGGGGACGGGTGATATCCTTTTTTACAGATCCAGTGTCCAGGTAGAAGATCCCGCAATGTTATCCAAGTATGAGCGTCTGTTCAAACGTCTGGATGAAATGGAACAATCTATTAATCGGAGCAAAGGGAGTGATCTTACTTGA
- a CDS encoding GNAT family N-acetyltransferase → MERLRRNPLKNVTLLKMMTAYHTQIDCVLIEQKEEWGVLLLMPATTFGYDHRTYPEADTIVLMDYSSPEVFPALLKRLPKDANLVFKLQEDAYRQALEPYFTLRRVRSLYSYSSAEGQRFSADEACTVSESIDERLLPLWMANDYSLEEITQYFEDGAFAVTLFDGDTPLSTCMVYRNEERIWEIGGVRTIEAARQRGLAQRVVRTAVFHTQKRGYIPRYQVLENNLASIRLAESIGLTRAVTLEHWLNY, encoded by the coding sequence ATGGAAAGATTACGCCGGAATCCGCTGAAGAATGTAACGCTGCTCAAAATGATGACGGCTTATCATACTCAGATTGATTGCGTGCTGATTGAACAAAAGGAAGAGTGGGGCGTGCTGCTGCTTATGCCTGCCACCACCTTCGGCTATGATCACCGGACCTACCCGGAGGCTGACACCATTGTGCTGATGGACTACAGCAGCCCCGAGGTCTTCCCTGCCCTGCTCAAGCGGTTGCCGAAGGACGCCAACCTGGTCTTCAAGCTTCAGGAGGATGCTTACCGCCAAGCGCTGGAACCGTATTTCACGCTGCGGCGGGTACGCAGTCTCTACTCTTATTCTTCGGCCGAAGGCCAGAGGTTCAGCGCAGATGAAGCCTGCACGGTCAGTGAATCGATCGACGAACGGCTGCTGCCGCTGTGGATGGCGAATGATTATTCGTTAGAGGAGATCACGCAGTATTTTGAAGACGGGGCGTTCGCTGTGACGTTATTTGATGGGGATACACCACTCAGTACATGTATGGTGTACCGCAATGAGGAGCGAATCTGGGAGATCGGCGGCGTACGTACCATAGAAGCTGCCAGACAGCGTGGATTGGCACAGCGCGTAGTGCGCACAGCAGTCTTCCACACCCAGAAGCGGGGCTATATTCCCAGGTATCAGGTGCTGGAGAACAATCTCGCGTCCATCCGCCTCGCCGAATCCATTGGCCTTACCCGCGCTGTCACGCTGGAGCACTGGCTTAATTATTGA
- a CDS encoding DUF4190 domain-containing protein: protein MMNNPPPPYGEQNYYQQYPKPPQERTNSKAVAALVLGILSIVIPYVGILFGITAIVLATLAFKEIRHTYEQGRGLAIAGLVCGIASTFIYTILIIMFVLAILLFNSAHTMTGYGLLNAYRFLV from the coding sequence ATGATGAATAATCCCCCTCCACCCTATGGAGAACAGAATTATTACCAGCAGTACCCGAAGCCTCCGCAGGAGCGGACGAACAGCAAAGCGGTTGCAGCACTGGTGCTGGGTATTCTCTCCATTGTAATACCTTACGTCGGCATCTTATTCGGGATTACCGCAATCGTTCTGGCTACACTTGCCTTTAAGGAGATCCGTCACACCTATGAGCAAGGCCGGGGACTCGCGATCGCCGGGCTGGTCTGCGGAATAGCCTCCACCTTTATTTACACCATTCTCATCATCATGTTTGTTTTAGCTATTCTGTTATTCAATAGTGCACACACTATGACGGGTTATGGGTTATTGAATGCATACAGGTTCTTAGTGTAA